In one window of Echeneis naucrates chromosome 17, fEcheNa1.1, whole genome shotgun sequence DNA:
- the sirt6 gene encoding NAD-dependent protein deacylase sirtuin-6, with amino-acid sequence MSVNYAAGLSPYEDKGVCGLPEVFDSPEELTVKVESLAKLIKESECLVVHSGAGISTSAGIPDFRGPKGVWTLEQKGESPHFDTTFEDARPSLTHMALLGLQRAGYLKYLISQNVDGLHVRSGFPRDMLSELHGNMFVEECEKCGRQYVREKVIGVMGLKPTGRYCDVVRSRGLRACRGKLISTILDWEDALPDRDLNRADDASRRADLALTLGTSMQIKPSGDLPLLTKRKGGKVVIVNLQPTKHDKQAHLRIHGYVDDVMKQLMELLGLEIPKWEGPTVCETSTSASEPTTDVKPPCAVTAKEREKKVPIKEERKRAASQLTDDGSIKNEMVDVKRERADSAMATNEEK; translated from the exons GTGTTTGATAGTCCCGAGGAGCTGACGGTGAAGGTGGAGAGCCTCGCCAAGTTGATAAAAGAATCTGAGTGCTTAGTTGTCCACTCTGGAGCAGGAATCAGCACCTCAGCAGGAATCCCTGACTTCAG GGGTCCAAAGGGGGTGTGGACATTAGAACAAAAGGGAGAGTCACCTCACTTTGACACCACATTTGAAGATGCCCGGCCCAGCTTGACTCACATGGCCCTCTTGGGACTGCAGAGGGCTGGATATCTCAAATATCTCATCAGCCAGAATGTGGATGGCCTGCATGTTCGATCAGGTTTCCCCAG GGATATGTTATCAGAGCTTCATGGAAACATGTTTGTGGAGGAGTGTGAGAAGTGTGGCAg GCAGTATGTCAGAGAAAAGGTGATTGGTGTGATGGGACTGAAACCAACAGGACGCTACTGTGATGTGGTTCGCTCCAGGGGGCTCAGAGCCTGCAG AGGGAAGCTTATCAGCACCATACTAGACTGGGAGGACGCTCTTCCTGACAGAGACCTGAACAGAGCTGACGATGCCAGCAG ACGAGCTGACCTGGCACTGACACTCGGCACGTCCATGCAGATCAAACCCAGTGGGGACCTCCCACTCCTCACAAAGCGCAAAGGAGGGAAAGTGGTCATTGTAAATCTGCAGCCTACCAAGCAC GACAAACAGGCACACTTGCGTATCCACGGTTACGTAGATGATGTCATGAAAcagctgatggagctgctggGTTTGGAGATCCCAAAATGGGAGGGGCCAACTGTCTGTGAGACGTCCACCTCCGCCTCTGAGCCCACCACAGATGTCAAACCTCCATGTGCAGTTACggcaaaggagagagagaaaaaggtcCCCAttaaggaggagaggaaacgaGCAGCAAGTCAATTAACGGACGATGGGAGCATTAAGAACGAGATGGTTgatgtaaagagagagagagcagactCCGCAATGGCAACAAATGAAGAGAAGTAA